attcACCTCATATACACATTATGTTAAAGCAAAAATTCAGCAAGTTTTTACActgtttttataaaattttctgtgAGATTCGATCAGCGATAACCAAACTTGCACTAAAACGATCTAAATTGTGCAAATCTAAaatgtttgttattgttatgatCAGCTGATTTGACATGTGTACAGCCGGCAGCTTTGACAAGCGATCATCGACCAATCTGGGCTGTCAACATTAACAACAGAACAGCAAAATTGTACAACAAATATCCCGAAAACAGGCTCACCATGGCTGGAATTATACGTTCTACGCAAGTAGGAAGGAAAGTGGTGGGATTCCTATCCAAAACATCTGTGGTAAGAAAAATCTCTCCTAACTGTGAACCGATTTCAGTGCAAATGTGTCCGATTAACTTCAGTGTTACGTGACGTCCGTACCGGGTGTCGTCTACCAAGCGAATGTTGTTTACAGACCACATATTTTCAAAGGAAATTTATTCCATAAACATCAAATACTTTCAGGACCTCAACAACGTCCGGTTTGCCAGCTCGAACCGCGTTAAGCGCATCAAAAAGCCAGAAATTACTAATCGAGATGCGAACCAGGCTAAAGCGGCAGCAATGCGTGCGGAAGTAGAGGAACAGAGTGTACTGTATGAAGGCAAACGATTTGAATCGGCAGCACAATCGCTTTCTGCAAGAGGGTAGGTAAACTCTATTCCAAAGGTTATACACCAGTATAATTTAACGAGTGTCATTTAATTACAGGTACCTACGTGCAATAAAACCCTACACACCCCCAGAAAATGCCAGTGAGCAGGTGCTAAAGATTGCTAAGGAAAATAAACTGAACGACACCAAGCAGTCGTTCGCTGGGATGGAGCAAAAATTTGCTTTCTTGTCTGCCTGCGGCAAAACGTTCGGACATTGGGTACCCAACTCAATGCTGCACGAATTGCAAACTGTCGGTAAGATTGTCCACTCTTCGTACTATGTAGAATATCTCTTTTTATCTGTACATCGCACTTTATTCTATTATTGTGTCTTTTAGGTGATGCAATTGTATTCTATCAAACACCGATCGACACTAGACTTCCGCTAGATGCGATAAGTTCCGTAGAGTTGCCGGAAAACTTGTACATTCAGCAAGATTACATACGTTTCCATCCTGAAACGGACATAATGTTCGGTGGAAAATCGGCTTTCCCCAAGAGCTCGACCGTTGTGACTGGACTGAAGTACAAACAGAAATATCGTGGCCATGAGGCAAAGAAATCTTGGCCGTAACGTAACGACACCTCGCTTTCCGGGATTGTATTGTAGGCTTCGATAGCatgttaaaataaactaacCTGTATGGATATATTCGGCtcattgattatttttcaacatcaGTGTGCATCAAAGTGAATCCTCATTTAATCGAAAATGCAtatgcaacacacaaaaaaactgcagTAGTGTGCGTGTAAAACAATAGCATCGTCACGGGATAGGTGAGATGCACCGCTGTCAAAAGTATGCAGGGGTTTTCAGAAGATTTCacaaatccttcaacaatAATTTTGGCTGAAtgataaacaataaattaaaaatcaaaattaaggGTGCTATTACTACTTCATTCAGTAGTGTTTTGATAAATGTGTCGCTTTTACGATATCTTCAGAGCAAGCTTCAAATTCGTTTTGGAGTTTAGAACGTTTGGTGAAGTCTTTGTAAAAACGGACCCTCCAACCCTGCAATATTGATTTGTTgacattttattac
The DNA window shown above is from Anopheles funestus chromosome 3RL, idAnoFuneDA-416_04, whole genome shotgun sequence and carries:
- the LOC125771102 gene encoding 39S ribosomal protein L50, mitochondrial, with translation MAGIIRSTQVGRKVVGFLSKTSVDLNNVRFASSNRVKRIKKPEITNRDANQAKAAAMRAEVEEQSVLYEGKRFESAAQSLSARGYLRAIKPYTPPENASEQVLKIAKENKLNDTKQSFAGMEQKFAFLSACGKTFGHWVPNSMLHELQTVGDAIVFYQTPIDTRLPLDAISSVELPENLYIQQDYIRFHPETDIMFGGKSAFPKSSTVVTGLKYKQKYRGHEAKKSWP